A single region of the Nocardioides aurantiacus genome encodes:
- a CDS encoding carboxyl transferase domain-containing protein has product MSFRRIAIVNRGESAMRLLHAVRELNAARHPDEHLQTVALHTTGEANAMFVREADLAHDLGPASQRPYVDLAVLERALLETGADAVWPGWGFVAEDPSFVDLCDKHGVTFVGPSAEAMRRLGDKIGSKLIAEEVGVPVAPWSRGAVDTLEDALASAEQVGYPLMLKATAGGGGRGIRMVASAADLEDAYQRTSDEALRAFGNGTVFLERLVTGARHVEVQLIADSHGTAWALGVRDCSIQRRNQKVIEESASPLLSPAQVEELKSSAEQLALAVGYVGAGTVEFLYHPQLQTFAFLEVNTRLQVEHSITEATTGVDLVRAQLHVAQGGRLEGEKPAEVGHAVEARLNAEDPDRDFAPAPGRIEHLELPSGPGIRVDTGVAEGDTIPPDFDSMIAKIIAYGRTRDEALARLRRAMTSTTVVIEGGACNKSFVLDLLAQPEVVSGDPDGGVPWADTGWIDRVRAEGRLASHAHAGIAVVAAGIEAYLERVRLETARLIETAHGGRPSAAHEVGRPVELKLRGVPYQVSTINTGPGRFRVGVASGATSQTVDVQLAHVDDVRRRLTVGGRRYHVVTATHGPTTLVEVDGVAHRVSRDEGGVLRSPAPALVVATPVAVGDEVEAGATVVVLESMKMETALHAPFPARVKELHVITGSQVETGAALIKLEQLGEGTEETVDAGAVVDLPADAGVDPATQRERARAALSAVVLGYDVPPEDQDAALSEYLTVRDLAEPDDGSVLADEVTLLETFVDLAELSRNRPADEDRHTALRVHSSREHFHTYLLSLDVDRGGLPEQFRERLERVLRHYGLTSLDRTPELEAAVFRIFLAQQRTTPEVALVAALLGAWSREAPPVGDLAARSREVLERLGRVPQARYPAVGDLARSVRFRWFDQPAVDADRSGVLLGMRDEVEALAASADAPDRARRIEALASIPEQTVGFLCDRLEHGLPEREPMLEVLARRHYREYDLHDVRSLDAPRPVVVAAYTLDERRTRLVSSIGSVAELEPGSDLVAALEPHLADRAPGEDAVVDLYLSWADAPASADEASEALRSLLAELPLTRGVRRVCVAVCAGGGDRHVGYFTFRPADEGAAPAIEEDDLTRGVHPMVGRRLDLWRLRNFDITRIEAPEDVLLYECVARENPSDRRLVALAQVRQMSVVRDEDGTITALPHAERAVESCLESIRRERVARGSAGAKLDLNHVWVHVWPVVDLDLEALGALGSKISPLTDGAGVEEVVAQGRLAVPGAEPVAMAVRFSARPGAGVTTTVEEPPTELLQPLDDYTSKVVRSRRRGLVYPYELSGVLAGAGGSLVEHDLDETGRLVPVDRPYGLNESGILAAVVTTPTALHPQGVTRVVLCGDPTKSLGSVAEQECLRVIAALDLAEQMQVPVEWFALSAGARISMDSGTENMDWVAKALRRIVEFTQDGGEINVVVAGINVGAQPYWNAEATMLMHTKGILVMTPESAMVLTGKQSLDFSGGVSAEDNYGIGGYDRVMGPNGQAQYWAPDLAGAFGVLMAHYEHTYVAPGESAPRRTESSDPVDRDISSFPHAIEGSDFATVGEIFSATANPDRKKAFDIRTVMRAVADQDHDVLERWAGMADADTAVVQDVHVGGYPVCLMGIESQSVRRSGFPPTDGPSTYTSGTLFPKSSKKAARAINSASGNRPLVVLANLSGFDGSPESMRNLQLEYGAEIGRAIVNFRGPIVFCVISRYHGGAFVVFSKALNPSMTVLAVEGSFASVIGGAPAAAVVFTGEVEKRTAATPAIRALDERIASARGAERIGLQVERAQLRTAVRAEKISEVAAEFDGIHDIHRAVEVGSVDAVIPAARLRPEIVEAIERHATGG; this is encoded by the coding sequence GTCGCCTGGGCGACAAGATCGGCTCCAAGCTGATCGCCGAGGAGGTCGGCGTCCCGGTCGCCCCGTGGAGCCGCGGCGCCGTCGACACCCTCGAGGACGCCCTCGCGTCCGCCGAGCAGGTCGGCTACCCGTTGATGCTCAAGGCCACCGCCGGCGGCGGCGGGCGCGGCATCCGGATGGTCGCCTCGGCCGCCGACCTCGAGGACGCCTACCAGCGCACCAGCGACGAGGCGCTGCGCGCCTTCGGCAACGGGACGGTGTTCCTGGAGCGCCTGGTCACCGGCGCCCGCCACGTCGAGGTCCAGCTGATCGCCGACAGCCACGGCACCGCCTGGGCGCTCGGCGTGCGCGACTGCTCCATCCAGCGCCGCAACCAGAAGGTCATCGAGGAGTCGGCCTCGCCGCTGCTGAGCCCCGCGCAGGTCGAGGAGCTGAAGTCCTCGGCCGAGCAGCTGGCGCTGGCCGTGGGCTACGTCGGCGCGGGCACCGTGGAGTTCCTCTACCACCCGCAGCTGCAGACCTTCGCCTTCCTGGAGGTCAACACCCGGCTCCAGGTCGAGCACTCGATCACCGAGGCCACCACCGGCGTCGACCTGGTGCGGGCCCAGCTCCACGTCGCGCAGGGCGGCCGCCTCGAGGGCGAGAAGCCCGCCGAGGTGGGGCACGCCGTCGAGGCCCGGCTCAACGCCGAGGACCCCGACCGCGACTTCGCCCCCGCCCCCGGCCGCATCGAGCACCTCGAGCTGCCCTCGGGGCCCGGCATCCGCGTCGACACCGGCGTCGCCGAGGGCGACACCATCCCGCCCGACTTCGACTCGATGATCGCCAAGATCATCGCCTACGGCCGCACCCGCGACGAGGCGCTCGCCCGGCTGCGCCGCGCGATGACCTCGACCACCGTGGTGATCGAGGGCGGCGCCTGCAACAAGAGCTTCGTGCTCGACCTGCTGGCCCAGCCCGAGGTCGTCAGCGGCGACCCCGACGGCGGCGTCCCGTGGGCCGACACCGGCTGGATCGACCGCGTCCGCGCCGAGGGTCGGCTGGCCTCCCACGCCCACGCGGGCATCGCAGTGGTCGCGGCCGGCATCGAGGCCTACCTCGAGCGCGTCCGGCTCGAGACGGCGCGGCTCATCGAGACCGCCCACGGCGGCCGTCCCTCGGCCGCCCACGAGGTGGGCCGGCCCGTCGAGCTGAAGCTCCGCGGCGTGCCCTACCAGGTCTCGACGATCAACACCGGGCCCGGACGGTTCCGCGTCGGGGTCGCCTCCGGCGCGACCTCGCAGACCGTGGACGTCCAGCTGGCGCACGTCGACGACGTACGCCGCCGGCTCACCGTCGGCGGCCGGCGCTACCACGTCGTCACCGCCACCCACGGCCCGACCACGCTGGTCGAGGTCGACGGCGTGGCCCACCGCGTCAGCCGCGACGAGGGTGGCGTGCTGCGCTCGCCCGCGCCGGCCCTGGTCGTGGCCACCCCGGTCGCCGTGGGCGACGAGGTCGAGGCGGGAGCGACGGTCGTCGTGCTCGAGTCGATGAAGATGGAGACGGCGCTGCACGCGCCCTTCCCGGCCCGCGTCAAGGAGCTGCACGTCATCACCGGCAGCCAGGTCGAGACCGGCGCGGCGCTGATCAAGCTCGAGCAGCTGGGGGAGGGGACCGAGGAGACCGTCGACGCCGGCGCGGTCGTCGACCTGCCCGCCGACGCCGGGGTCGACCCGGCCACCCAGCGGGAGCGGGCCCGTGCGGCTCTCAGCGCCGTCGTGCTCGGCTACGACGTGCCGCCGGAGGACCAGGACGCGGCGCTCTCGGAGTACCTCACCGTGCGCGACCTCGCCGAGCCCGACGACGGCTCCGTGCTCGCCGACGAGGTGACCCTGCTCGAGACCTTCGTCGACCTCGCCGAGCTGAGCCGCAACCGCCCGGCCGACGAGGACCGCCACACCGCGCTGCGCGTGCACAGCTCGCGCGAGCACTTCCACACCTACCTGCTCAGCCTCGACGTGGACCGCGGCGGGCTCCCGGAGCAGTTCCGCGAGCGGCTGGAGCGGGTGCTGCGCCACTACGGCCTGACCTCCCTCGACCGCACCCCCGAGCTGGAGGCGGCGGTCTTCCGCATCTTCCTGGCCCAGCAGCGCACCACCCCCGAGGTCGCGCTCGTCGCGGCGCTGCTCGGCGCGTGGAGCCGCGAGGCCCCGCCGGTCGGCGACCTCGCCGCCCGGTCGCGCGAGGTGCTGGAGCGGCTCGGCCGCGTCCCGCAGGCGCGCTACCCCGCGGTGGGCGACCTCGCCCGCAGCGTCCGGTTCCGCTGGTTCGACCAGCCGGCCGTGGACGCCGACCGCAGCGGCGTGCTGCTCGGGATGCGGGACGAGGTGGAGGCGCTCGCCGCGTCCGCCGACGCCCCCGACCGCGCCCGTCGCATCGAGGCGCTGGCCTCGATCCCCGAGCAGACCGTCGGGTTCCTGTGCGACCGACTCGAGCACGGACTGCCCGAGCGTGAGCCGATGCTCGAGGTGCTGGCCCGCCGGCACTACCGCGAGTACGACCTGCACGACGTGCGGTCGCTCGACGCCCCGCGCCCCGTCGTCGTCGCCGCCTACACCCTCGACGAGCGGCGGACCCGGCTGGTCTCCTCGATCGGCTCGGTGGCCGAGCTGGAGCCCGGGTCGGACCTCGTCGCCGCGCTGGAGCCCCACCTCGCCGACCGTGCACCCGGCGAGGACGCCGTCGTCGACCTCTACCTCTCCTGGGCCGACGCCCCCGCGTCCGCCGACGAGGCGAGCGAGGCGCTGCGCTCCCTGCTCGCCGAGCTGCCGCTCACCCGGGGCGTACGCCGCGTCTGCGTCGCCGTCTGCGCCGGCGGCGGCGACCGCCACGTCGGCTACTTCACCTTCCGTCCCGCCGACGAGGGCGCCGCTCCCGCGATCGAGGAGGACGACCTCACCCGGGGCGTGCACCCGATGGTCGGTCGGCGCCTGGACCTGTGGCGGCTGCGCAACTTCGACATCACCCGGATCGAGGCGCCCGAGGACGTGCTGCTCTACGAGTGCGTTGCCCGGGAGAACCCGTCCGACCGTCGGCTCGTGGCGCTGGCCCAGGTGCGCCAGATGTCCGTCGTACGCGACGAGGACGGCACCATCACGGCCCTGCCGCACGCCGAGCGTGCCGTCGAGAGCTGCCTGGAGTCGATCCGTCGCGAGCGGGTGGCCCGCGGCTCCGCCGGAGCCAAGCTCGACCTCAACCACGTCTGGGTGCACGTGTGGCCCGTGGTCGACCTGGACCTCGAGGCCCTCGGCGCGCTCGGGTCCAAGATCAGCCCGCTGACCGACGGTGCCGGCGTCGAGGAGGTCGTGGCCCAGGGCCGCCTCGCCGTCCCGGGGGCCGAGCCGGTCGCGATGGCGGTGCGCTTCAGCGCCCGCCCCGGTGCGGGCGTGACGACCACCGTCGAGGAGCCGCCGACCGAGCTGCTGCAGCCGCTCGACGACTACACCTCCAAGGTGGTGCGCTCGCGCCGCCGCGGCCTGGTCTACCCCTACGAGCTCAGCGGCGTCCTCGCCGGCGCCGGTGGCTCGCTCGTCGAGCACGACCTCGACGAGACCGGCCGGCTCGTCCCCGTGGACCGGCCCTACGGCCTCAACGAGTCCGGCATCCTCGCGGCCGTCGTCACCACCCCGACGGCGCTGCACCCGCAGGGCGTCACCCGCGTGGTGCTGTGCGGTGACCCGACCAAGTCGCTCGGCTCGGTCGCGGAGCAGGAGTGCCTGCGCGTGATCGCGGCGCTCGACCTGGCCGAGCAGATGCAGGTGCCGGTGGAGTGGTTCGCCCTCTCCGCGGGTGCGCGGATCTCGATGGACTCCGGCACCGAGAACATGGACTGGGTGGCCAAGGCGCTGCGCCGGATCGTGGAGTTCACCCAGGACGGCGGCGAGATCAACGTCGTGGTCGCGGGCATCAACGTCGGCGCCCAGCCCTACTGGAACGCCGAGGCCACGATGCTGATGCACACCAAGGGCATCCTGGTGATGACGCCGGAGAGCGCCATGGTGCTCACCGGCAAGCAGTCGCTCGACTTCTCCGGCGGCGTCTCGGCCGAGGACAACTACGGCATCGGCGGCTACGACCGCGTGATGGGCCCCAACGGTCAGGCGCAGTACTGGGCGCCCGACCTGGCCGGCGCGTTCGGTGTGCTGATGGCCCACTACGAGCACACCTACGTCGCGCCGGGCGAGTCCGCGCCGCGTCGTACGGAGTCCTCGGACCCGGTCGACCGTGACATCTCCTCCTTCCCCCACGCGATCGAGGGCAGCGACTTCGCGACCGTCGGCGAGATCTTCTCGGCCACGGCGAACCCCGACCGCAAGAAGGCCTTCGACATCCGCACCGTGATGCGAGCGGTCGCCGACCAGGACCACGACGTGCTCGAGCGCTGGGCCGGCATGGCCGACGCCGACACGGCCGTCGTGCAGGACGTGCACGTCGGCGGCTACCCGGTGTGCCTGATGGGCATCGAGAGCCAGTCCGTACGCCGCTCCGGCTTCCCGCCCACCGACGGCCCGAGCACCTACACCTCCGGCACGCTGTTCCCGAAGTCGTCGAAGAAGGCGGCCCGGGCGATCAACTCCGCCAGCGGCAACCGGCCGCTGGTCGTGCTCGCGAACCTGTCGGGCTTCGACGGCTCCCCGGAGTCGATGCGCAACCTCCAGCTGGAGTACGGCGCCGAGATCGGCCGCGCGATCGTCAACTTCCGCGGCCCGATCGTCTTCTGCGTCATCTCCCGCTACCACGGGGGTGCGTTCGTGGTGTTCTCCAAGGCGCTGAACCCGAGCATGACGGTGCTCGCCGTCGAGGGCTCGTTCGCCTCGGTCATCGGCGGCGCCCCCGCCGCGGCGGTGGTGTTCACCGGCGAGGTCGAGAAGCGCACCGCGGCCACGCCGGCCATCAGGGCGCTGGACGAGCGCATCGCCTCGGCGCGCGGCGCCGAGCGGATCGGGCTCCAGGTCGAGCGGGCGCAGCTGCGGACCGCCGTACGGGCCGAGAAGATCAGCGAGGTCGCCGCCGAGTTCGACGGCATCCACGACATCCACCGCGCCGTCGAGGTCGGGTCCGTGGACGCGGTCATCCCCGCGGCCCGGTTGCGGCCCGAGATCGTGGAGGCCATCGAGCGTCACGCCACGGGTGGCTGA
- a CDS encoding class II glutamine amidotransferase, which translates to MCRVLAYIGPELPLEDLLLTPRNSLVNQTLDPERHPQLQLAGWGFGIWSEHLLKPDVPLIYRRPMAAFYDDNVEGIVPHLQVSTLLAHVRAAAYDAGAVLADENCHPFCYSGTPWIVAQNGDLPHWKVLQRELLQHCKDEFLEQMTGTTDTEFLYVLLLSVLEGDSNDDVQRGFERVLELIVAAMKALDLPGLAKLKMALVSPRRIIGVNCGTGHQGEPQPEGDWRELRKSGPGTDDYALSMLLEPMYYLMGRDFTHDDATYGFDDCGEEDASAVIFASEPLTEEADDWLPLEFGEIVFLERTGDNVTREVRTLAT; encoded by the coding sequence ATGTGCCGCGTCCTTGCCTACATCGGTCCCGAGCTCCCCCTCGAGGACCTCCTGCTCACCCCGCGCAACAGCCTGGTCAACCAGACCCTCGACCCCGAGCGGCACCCCCAGCTGCAGCTGGCCGGGTGGGGGTTCGGGATCTGGAGCGAGCACCTGCTCAAGCCGGACGTGCCCCTGATCTACCGGCGGCCCATGGCCGCCTTCTACGACGACAACGTCGAGGGGATCGTCCCGCACCTGCAGGTCAGCACGCTGCTCGCCCACGTGCGGGCCGCGGCGTACGACGCGGGGGCGGTGCTCGCCGACGAGAACTGCCACCCGTTCTGCTACTCCGGCACGCCCTGGATCGTCGCCCAGAACGGCGACCTGCCGCACTGGAAGGTGCTGCAGCGCGAGCTGCTGCAGCACTGCAAGGACGAGTTCCTCGAGCAGATGACCGGCACCACCGACACCGAGTTCCTCTACGTGCTGCTGCTCTCGGTGCTGGAGGGCGACAGCAACGACGACGTCCAGCGCGGGTTCGAGCGGGTGCTGGAGCTCATCGTCGCGGCGATGAAGGCCCTCGACCTCCCCGGGCTCGCCAAGCTCAAGATGGCCCTGGTCTCCCCGCGGCGCATCATCGGCGTCAACTGCGGCACGGGTCACCAGGGCGAGCCCCAGCCGGAGGGGGACTGGCGCGAGCTGCGAAAGTCCGGCCCGGGCACCGACGACTACGCGCTGTCGATGCTGCTCGAGCCGATGTACTACCTGATGGGTCGCGACTTCACGCACGACGACGCGACGTACGGCTTCGACGACTGCGGTGAGGAGGACGCCTCCGCGGTCATCTTCGCCTCCGAGCCGCTCACCGAGGAGGCCGACGACTGGCTGCCCCTGGAGTTCGGCGAGATCGTGTTCCTCGAGCGGACGGGTGACAACGTGACCCGCGAGGTCCGCACGCTCGCGACATGA
- a CDS encoding holo-ACP synthase, translated as MPEPLADPGPVPLERAAGVGVDVVGVTAFAAQLGEPGTRFARVFTPGERRTARGGGRSASREAQSLAARWAAKEAVLKAWSSTRYGAPEVIDPAAVDLRQIEVVTDAWGRPAVRLHGAIADALQDHEVLLSLSHDPDADVAIAFVVLQEA; from the coding sequence ATGCCCGAGCCGCTCGCTGACCCGGGTCCCGTCCCGCTCGAGAGGGCGGCGGGGGTGGGCGTCGACGTCGTCGGCGTGACCGCCTTCGCCGCCCAGCTCGGCGAGCCGGGGACCCGGTTCGCCCGGGTCTTCACACCCGGCGAGCGGCGTACGGCACGAGGTGGGGGGCGCTCCGCCTCCCGCGAGGCCCAGAGCCTGGCCGCCCGCTGGGCGGCCAAGGAGGCGGTGCTCAAGGCGTGGTCGAGCACCCGGTACGGCGCCCCCGAGGTGATCGACCCGGCCGCCGTCGACCTCCGCCAGATCGAGGTCGTGACCGATGCCTGGGGACGCCCCGCCGTCCGGCTGCACGGCGCGATCGCCGATGCCCTGCAGGACCACGAGGTCCTGCTCTCGCTCTCCCACGACCCCGACGCCGACGTGGCGATCGCGTTCGTGGTGCTGCAGGAGGCCTGA
- a CDS encoding cupin domain-containing protein — MSPGAPPELPRPVRVFTPDDLVAADPTAGMSRARAFELPLLWSGQVVTEPGAVSGWHHHERNESSLYVVRGVLRLEFDGHDGYLDAGPGDFVHVPAWTVHRESNPSREPSLAVIARVGGGVPTVNVEGPGSIQSLLG, encoded by the coding sequence ATGAGCCCCGGGGCGCCTCCCGAGCTGCCCCGGCCGGTCCGGGTCTTCACACCGGACGACCTGGTCGCCGCCGACCCGACCGCGGGCATGAGCCGTGCGCGGGCCTTCGAGCTGCCGCTGCTGTGGTCCGGACAGGTCGTGACCGAGCCCGGCGCGGTCTCGGGGTGGCACCACCACGAGCGCAACGAGTCGAGCCTGTACGTCGTACGCGGGGTGCTGCGGCTGGAGTTCGACGGCCACGACGGCTACCTCGACGCCGGCCCGGGCGACTTCGTGCACGTGCCCGCGTGGACCGTCCACCGGGAGTCGAACCCCTCGCGCGAGCCGTCGTTGGCCGTGATCGCCCGGGTGGGCGGTGGGGTCCCGACCGTCAACGTCGAGGGGCCGGGCAGCATCCAGAGTCTGCTGGGCTGA
- a CDS encoding HNH endonuclease, with product MPHPSPTAPTAADLDRALEHLATLDGAGGGEADQIALIASLERLKGAIAAAQARVTDALARARTRHEAERGIPAAKRGQGLAAEIALARRSSPHRGSRDLGMARALVREMPRTLDLLARGQISEWRATVVVRETAVLTPEHRGQVDTEIADRLASLGDREAAAKARAIGYRLDPGSAIRRNRGARADRHVSLRPAPDTMSYLTAFLPVEQGVACLAALRQAADTARVQGQPRSRGQVMADTLVERLTGQTHAADVDVEVHVVMTDSTLLTDDPTPAHVVGHGPLHAALARQVVRDAPRAYLRRLFTRPGAGDLVATDSRRRTFTGELRELLVVRDQVCRTPWCDAPVRHADHVTPAADGGPTSLANGQGLCESCNYAKQAPGWQSHHLPGDRHQVLVTTPTGHTHVSTAPDPPGWWLPPHESDVGDIEHCYRSPRDCLPHVNPMLA from the coding sequence ATGCCGCACCCGAGTCCGACGGCCCCCACCGCCGCCGACCTCGACCGCGCGCTCGAGCACCTCGCCACCCTCGACGGAGCCGGCGGCGGCGAGGCCGACCAGATCGCCCTGATCGCGTCCCTCGAGCGGCTCAAGGGCGCGATCGCCGCCGCCCAGGCCCGCGTCACCGACGCCCTGGCCCGGGCCCGCACCCGCCACGAGGCCGAGCGCGGGATCCCCGCCGCCAAGCGCGGCCAGGGCCTGGCCGCCGAGATCGCCCTGGCCCGACGCAGCAGCCCCCACCGAGGGTCCCGCGACCTCGGCATGGCCCGGGCGCTCGTCCGCGAGATGCCGCGCACCCTCGACCTCCTGGCCCGTGGACAGATCAGCGAGTGGCGCGCCACGGTCGTGGTCCGCGAGACCGCCGTCCTCACTCCCGAGCACCGCGGCCAGGTCGACACCGAGATCGCCGACCGGCTCGCCTCCCTCGGCGACCGCGAGGCCGCGGCGAAGGCCCGCGCCATCGGCTACCGCCTCGACCCCGGGTCCGCGATCCGACGCAACCGCGGGGCCCGCGCCGACCGCCACGTCAGCCTCCGCCCCGCGCCCGACACGATGAGCTACCTGACGGCCTTCCTGCCCGTCGAGCAGGGCGTCGCCTGCCTCGCCGCCCTCCGACAGGCGGCCGACACCGCCCGGGTCCAGGGCCAGCCCCGCTCGCGCGGCCAGGTCATGGCCGACACCCTCGTCGAACGCCTCACCGGGCAGACCCACGCGGCCGACGTCGACGTCGAGGTCCACGTCGTGATGACCGACAGCACCCTGCTCACCGACGACCCCACTCCTGCTCACGTCGTCGGCCACGGCCCCCTCCACGCCGCCCTCGCCCGCCAGGTCGTCCGCGACGCACCCCGCGCCTACCTGCGGCGCCTGTTCACCCGCCCCGGCGCCGGCGACCTCGTCGCCACGGACTCACGCCGCCGCACCTTCACCGGCGAGCTCCGCGAGCTCCTCGTCGTCCGCGACCAGGTCTGCCGCACCCCCTGGTGCGACGCCCCCGTCCGCCACGCCGACCACGTCACCCCCGCAGCCGACGGCGGCCCGACCTCCCTGGCCAACGGCCAGGGACTGTGCGAGTCCTGCAACTACGCCAAGCAGGCACCCGGCTGGCAGTCCCATCACCTGCCCGGCGACCGCCACCAGGTGCTCGTCACGACCCCCACCGGGCACACCCACGTCTCCACCGCGCCCGACCCACCGGGGTGGTGGCTGCCACCGCACGAGTCCGACGTCGGAGACATCGAGCACTGCTACCGCTCACCTCGGGACTGCCTGCCACACGTCAACCCGATGCTGGCGTGA